The proteins below are encoded in one region of Coleofasciculaceae cyanobacterium:
- a CDS encoding phosphomannomutase/phosphoglucomutase produces the protein MKAINNIDVKKLQNGSDIRGVALEGVPDEPVNLTPDVVKTLGNAFVDWLTQQTAKSTTDLTIAIGRDSRLSGETLSQSAIEGIAIAGCQVYNFDLASTPAMFMSTVTDGFNCDGAIMLTASHLPFNRNGLKFFTPQGGLGKSDISEILNIAEAGNLITNAVKGEINRQDFISIYAARLVATIRQGVNHPNNFEQPLTGLKIVVDAGNGAGGFYADRVLKPLGADTTGSQFLAPDGMFPNHIPNPENKEAMEAICQAVINNHADFGIIFDTDVDRVAAVDHLGNELNRNRMIALVSAIVLAEHPGSTIVTDSITSDGLTQFIEQNLNGKHHRFQRGYKNVINESIRLNNSGVASWLAIETSGHGAMKENYFLDDGAYLATKLLIELAKAKLEGKLLSDLISDLQEPVESEEFRLKIKTDDFKAYGNKAIEQLEKLAVSQTDWKIVSNNYEGVRISCTSPAEDGWFLLRLSLHDPVIPLNIESNVAQGVSQIATRLLGFFQDWEFLDLSTLRNYLEGDV, from the coding sequence AACTTTGGGAAATGCTTTTGTGGATTGGCTTACACAGCAGACAGCTAAATCGACTACGGACTTAACTATTGCTATTGGGCGAGATAGTCGTTTATCGGGAGAAACTCTAAGTCAGTCAGCAATCGAGGGAATTGCGATCGCAGGCTGCCAAGTCTACAACTTCGATCTTGCTTCGACTCCCGCCATGTTTATGAGTACCGTAACGGATGGGTTTAACTGCGATGGAGCAATTATGCTGACTGCTAGTCATTTGCCTTTTAATCGTAATGGTTTAAAGTTTTTTACGCCTCAAGGTGGTTTAGGTAAGTCAGATATTAGCGAAATTTTAAATATTGCTGAAGCTGGAAATCTAATTACTAATGCTGTCAAAGGAGAAATTAACCGCCAAGACTTTATCTCTATTTATGCAGCCAGGTTAGTGGCAACTATTCGTCAGGGGGTAAATCATCCTAATAATTTTGAACAACCTTTAACAGGTTTAAAAATAGTTGTGGATGCGGGTAATGGTGCAGGAGGCTTTTATGCCGATCGAGTGTTAAAACCTCTGGGTGCAGACACCACAGGTAGTCAATTTCTCGCTCCTGATGGAATGTTTCCCAATCATATACCCAATCCTGAAAATAAAGAGGCGATGGAGGCAATTTGCCAAGCGGTGATTAATAACCACGCTGATTTTGGCATTATTTTTGATACTGATGTCGATCGCGTTGCAGCCGTAGATCATTTAGGAAACGAGCTGAATCGCAATCGGATGATCGCCTTGGTTTCGGCAATAGTTTTAGCAGAACATCCAGGTTCTACTATAGTTACAGACTCAATTACTTCTGATGGTTTGACTCAATTTATTGAGCAAAATTTAAACGGTAAACATCATCGTTTCCAACGAGGCTATAAAAACGTGATTAATGAATCAATCAGGCTTAATAACTCTGGCGTAGCATCGTGGCTGGCGATCGAAACCTCTGGACATGGAGCAATGAAAGAAAACTACTTTCTTGATGACGGAGCATATTTGGCTACTAAGTTATTAATTGAATTGGCTAAAGCCAAGCTAGAGGGAAAGCTGTTAAGCGATCTAATTAGTGATTTACAAGAGCCAGTAGAAAGTGAAGAATTTCGTTTAAAAATTAAGACAGATGACTTTAAAGCCTATGGCAATAAAGCGATCGAGCAACTAGAAAAATTGGCAGTTTCCCAAACTGACTGGAAAATTGTTTCTAATAACTACGAAGGGGTCAGAATATCTTGTACATCTCCTGCTGAGGATGGCTGGTTTTTGTTGCGTTTGTCCCTCCACGATCCAGTGATTCCGCTAAACATTGAATCTAATGTTGCCCAAGGAGTAAGCCAAATAGCCACTCGATTGTTAGGGTTTTTTCAAGACTGGGAATTTTTAGATTTATCTACTTTGAGAAATTATCTTGAAGGTGATGTTTAG